In a genomic window of Pseudomonas oryzihabitans:
- a CDS encoding Gfo/Idh/MocA family protein has product MLSVAIVGCEQIHAQDYLDTSLADPRVRVVAVASERDPARAQRLAAPHGLPVLDDFRQLPAVDLAFVTTAIDDHEAAVAALLPRARHLFVEKPLAVSAERASALAEQLAGRSFFSGFYLRTDPALQQLRQLARGGAIGTLTHLSLTAGHPGLLKGWLSEWPAHLDEARMGYGAFGDLAVHLLDFGAWLTDQPLTVEHCRLERDPRWPLDHGGEALLYAGALPIHLRASATLRGPRLAIRLDGSSGTLELSAGQLLLHDAQGNRQLLSEGIDPGVPQGAQAVFDRLLGQERPELANLDAALAANRLLDHLYGRR; this is encoded by the coding sequence ATGCTCAGCGTCGCCATCGTCGGTTGCGAACAGATCCACGCCCAGGACTACTTGGACACCAGCCTGGCCGATCCGCGGGTACGGGTGGTGGCAGTGGCCAGCGAGCGCGACCCAGCCCGCGCCCAACGTCTCGCCGCACCCCATGGCCTGCCGGTGCTGGACGACTTCAGGCAACTGCCCGCGGTGGACCTGGCCTTCGTCACCACCGCCATCGACGACCATGAAGCCGCAGTGGCGGCCCTGTTGCCCCGCGCCCGTCACCTGTTCGTGGAAAAGCCGCTGGCCGTTTCGGCCGAGCGGGCCAGCGCCTTGGCCGAGCAACTCGCCGGACGCTCATTCTTCAGCGGTTTCTATCTGCGCACCGACCCGGCCTTGCAGCAGCTGCGGCAGCTCGCCCGGGGCGGCGCCATCGGCACACTCACCCACCTATCATTGACCGCGGGCCATCCGGGACTGCTGAAGGGTTGGCTGAGCGAGTGGCCGGCGCACCTGGACGAGGCGCGCATGGGCTACGGCGCCTTCGGCGATCTGGCCGTGCATCTGCTCGACTTCGGCGCTTGGCTCACCGACCAGCCGCTGACGGTGGAGCATTGCCGCCTGGAACGCGACCCCCGCTGGCCGCTGGATCACGGTGGCGAAGCCCTGCTGTACGCGGGGGCCCTGCCCATCCACCTGCGCGCCAGCGCCACCCTGCGCGGCCCGCGACTGGCCATCCGCCTGGATGGCAGCTCGGGAACCCTGGAACTCTCCGCCGGGCAACTGTTGCTGCACGATGCCCAGGGCAACCGCCAACTGCTGAGCGAAGGCATCGATCCCGGAGTCCCCCAGGGGGCCCAGGCGGTATTCGATCGGCTGCTCGGCCAGGAGCGTCCCGAGCTAGCCAATCTGGACGCTGCCCTTGCAGCAAATCGTCTGCTTGATCATCTCTATGGACGCCGCTGA
- a CDS encoding methyl-accepting chemotaxis protein, translating into MVWFDNLALAKKLAIAFGLCTLITLGIGAAGMSGLYSLNSLLDSVLNNNLRSITQLNDAKSNVIGHNRDLFRLISMTYANAPQADQERILASLHANQAEAEKPFADYRTTPLEADEKAAGDDFERDWKTYLTGVDSVLARLAAKDPAGAYQLVNDQVQPLYRKTMASFKIMVESNKRQGNESGVAAHATFSQAFWLLGGGLLLAVVCALVLGIVITRLIVTPIRQAVTSAERVAQGDLTLPIQTTRRDEAGQLLQALGGMQRSLKDTVQQMASAASQLAAAAEELHAVTEETSRGQVRQHDEVQQAATAVNQMTAAVEEVARNAASTSTASQETSREAQLGREQVQQAAQAMTVMTAEITDSTQKVQTLEGQVREIGQVLEVIRGIAEQTNLLALNAAIEAARAGEQGRGFAVVADEVRALAHRTQGSTGEIERMMSAVRGSAEEAVSAMHKSQTLADDTQQRANRAGEALERITAGVARIEERNLVIASAAEEQAQVAREVDRNLMNIQDLSTQTATGAQQTAASSQELSRLATSFQGLVAQFRY; encoded by the coding sequence ATGGTCTGGTTCGACAATCTGGCGCTGGCGAAAAAACTCGCCATCGCCTTCGGCCTGTGCACCCTTATCACCCTCGGCATAGGTGCGGCCGGCATGAGCGGTCTCTATAGCCTGAACTCGCTGCTGGACTCGGTGCTGAACAACAATCTGCGCTCCATCACCCAGCTCAACGATGCCAAGAGCAACGTGATCGGCCACAACCGCGATCTGTTCCGGCTGATCTCCATGACCTACGCCAATGCGCCCCAGGCCGATCAGGAGCGCATCCTCGCCTCCCTGCACGCCAACCAGGCCGAAGCGGAAAAGCCCTTCGCGGACTATCGCACCACACCGCTGGAAGCCGATGAAAAGGCGGCCGGGGACGACTTCGAACGCGACTGGAAAACCTATCTCACCGGCGTCGACAGCGTGTTGGCGCGGCTGGCCGCCAAGGACCCGGCCGGTGCCTATCAGTTGGTGAACGATCAGGTGCAGCCGCTCTATCGCAAGACCATGGCCTCCTTCAAGATCATGGTGGAGTCCAACAAGCGCCAGGGCAACGAGTCCGGTGTCGCCGCCCACGCCACCTTCAGCCAGGCCTTCTGGTTGCTGGGAGGTGGACTGCTGTTGGCCGTGGTCTGCGCCCTGGTGCTGGGCATCGTCATCACCCGCCTGATCGTGACGCCGATCCGCCAGGCCGTGACCAGCGCCGAGCGTGTCGCCCAGGGCGATCTGACCCTGCCGATCCAGACCACCCGCCGCGACGAAGCCGGTCAGCTCCTGCAAGCCCTGGGCGGCATGCAGCGCAGCCTGAAGGACACCGTGCAGCAGATGGCCAGCGCCGCCAGCCAACTCGCCGCGGCCGCCGAGGAATTGCACGCGGTCACCGAGGAAACCTCGCGCGGCCAGGTGCGCCAGCACGACGAGGTGCAGCAGGCCGCCACGGCGGTCAACCAGATGACCGCCGCCGTGGAAGAGGTGGCCCGCAATGCCGCCTCTACCTCGACCGCTTCCCAGGAGACCAGCCGTGAAGCGCAACTGGGTCGTGAGCAGGTACAGCAAGCGGCCCAGGCCATGACGGTGATGACCGCCGAGATCACCGATTCCACCCAGAAGGTGCAGACCCTGGAAGGCCAGGTCCGCGAGATCGGTCAGGTACTGGAAGTCATCCGCGGCATCGCCGAGCAAACCAACCTCCTGGCGCTCAACGCCGCCATCGAGGCCGCCCGCGCCGGCGAACAGGGTCGCGGCTTCGCCGTGGTAGCGGACGAGGTGCGCGCCCTGGCCCATCGTACCCAGGGCTCTACCGGCGAGATCGAACGCATGATGAGCGCCGTGCGCGGCAGCGCCGAAGAGGCGGTGAGTGCCATGCACAAGAGCCAGACCCTGGCCGACGACACCCAGCAGCGCGCCAATCGTGCCGGCGAGGCGCTGGAGCGCATCACCGCCGGGGTGGCGCGCATCGAGGAGCGCAACCTGGTAATCGCCAGCGCCGCCGAGGAGCAGGCCCAGGTGGCCCGTGAGGTGGACCGCAACCTGATGAACATTCAGGATCTGTCCACCCAGACCGCTACCGGTGCCCAGCAGACCGCGGCCTCCAGCCAGGAGCTGTCGCGCCTGGCCACCTCCTTCCAGGGCCTGGTGGCGCAATTCCGTTATTGA
- a CDS encoding SDR family oxidoreductase, whose translation MSSNNQYAMQNPLTQYPQPEFPKQPQEAPGLAQVMQPRPDHGETSYKGFGRLAGRKALITGADSGIGRATAIAYAREGADLVLNYLPEEEADAQEVVKLVEAEGRQAFCLPGDLKDEAFCNQLVSKAKDVLGGLDILVNVAGKQTAVQDIAELTTEQFDATFKTNLYALFWLCKAALPHLPAGAAIINTTSIQATQPSEFLLDYASTKAAITNFTKALAKQVASKGIRVNAVAPGPFWTPLQPSGGQPQDKIPSFGGETVFKRPGQPAELAPIYVLLASQESSYVTGEVYGATGGMG comes from the coding sequence ATGTCCAGCAACAACCAGTACGCCATGCAGAACCCCCTCACCCAGTATCCCCAGCCGGAATTCCCCAAGCAGCCCCAGGAGGCGCCAGGCCTGGCCCAGGTCATGCAACCGCGTCCCGATCATGGCGAGACCAGCTACAAGGGATTTGGCCGACTGGCGGGGCGCAAGGCGCTGATCACCGGGGCGGATTCGGGGATCGGGCGGGCGACCGCCATCGCCTATGCCCGCGAGGGTGCCGACCTGGTACTCAACTACCTGCCCGAGGAGGAAGCCGACGCCCAGGAAGTGGTCAAGCTGGTGGAAGCCGAGGGTCGCCAGGCCTTTTGCCTACCCGGTGACCTGAAGGACGAGGCCTTCTGCAACCAGCTGGTGAGCAAGGCGAAGGACGTCCTCGGCGGCCTCGATATTCTGGTCAACGTGGCCGGCAAGCAGACCGCCGTGCAGGACATCGCCGAGCTGACCACCGAGCAGTTCGACGCCACCTTCAAGACCAACCTCTATGCGCTGTTCTGGCTGTGCAAGGCGGCGCTGCCGCACCTGCCGGCCGGCGCCGCCATCATCAACACCACCTCGATCCAGGCCACCCAGCCGTCGGAATTCCTGCTGGACTACGCGTCCACCAAGGCGGCCATCACCAACTTCACCAAGGCCCTGGCCAAGCAGGTCGCCAGCAAGGGCATCCGCGTCAACGCCGTGGCCCCCGGTCCCTTCTGGACCCCGCTGCAGCCCAGCGGTGGCCAGCCCCAGGACAAGATCCCCAGCTTCGGCGGCGAGACGGTGTTCAAGCGTCCGGGGCAGCCGGCCGAACTGGCACCCATCTATGTGCTGCTGGCCTCCCAGGAGTCCAGCTATGTGACCGGTGAGGTCTATGGCGCCACCGGAGGCATGGGCTGA
- a CDS encoding glycoside hydrolase family 15 protein has translation MAAFDPARQDGYAPLAGYAALSDGRSVALVAPDGSLDWWCVPNMDSAPLFDRLLDAPDGGFFAITPVADYRVERAYREDSNVLETCFHTADGSVRLTESLNSGSAGRLPWCELGRRVEGLSGQVELRIELVPGTQGQTVSPWMRSTPNGEVMHVDGVMATLRYCERLEILQCDDRRLVARLVLEAGQRSVLALTATENEPLIVPTLEEVDQRIDRSDQAWREWAQGFAYRGEFLSEVKRSALALKLLLYSPTGAIVAAATTSLPERIGGDKNYEYRYAWVRDAVFTIKAFLYLGALGEAQAALAWIQNVIRRHGNRLHTCFTLEGELAPEERTIPVPGYRDSRPVRVGNRASAQCQLSLYGDLLETFRLYASKGHVLDFATASLLTDLANLCADSWRQPDAGMWELPEERHYTLSKLGCWFALDRAVTLAREGHIPDALCGRWQRERDRIRDWVNEHCWSERQQAYTFYAGTERLDAGLLLGIRFGFDGGARSVSTLAAIRRELARGPLVYRYSGAEREEGAFLACSYWMVEAHAVLGEVEQARALMREVLAASLNGVGLMTEMRDPHDGAALGNFPQGLSHLALVHAALILEEPEP, from the coding sequence GTGGCGGCCTTCGACCCGGCTCGCCAGGACGGCTATGCGCCCCTGGCGGGCTATGCCGCCCTCTCCGACGGTCGTTCGGTAGCCCTGGTGGCGCCGGACGGCTCGCTGGATTGGTGGTGCGTGCCCAACATGGATTCCGCCCCGCTGTTCGACCGCCTGCTGGATGCCCCGGACGGCGGTTTCTTCGCCATTACGCCGGTGGCCGACTATCGCGTCGAACGGGCCTATCGCGAAGACAGCAATGTGCTGGAGACCTGCTTCCACACCGCCGACGGCAGCGTGCGCCTGACCGAGTCGCTCAACAGCGGCTCGGCCGGACGCCTGCCCTGGTGCGAACTGGGCCGCCGGGTGGAAGGACTCTCTGGCCAGGTCGAACTGCGTATCGAACTGGTACCGGGCACCCAGGGCCAGACCGTCTCGCCTTGGATGCGCAGCACGCCCAATGGCGAGGTCATGCATGTCGATGGCGTCATGGCCACCCTGCGCTATTGCGAGCGCCTGGAAATCCTCCAGTGCGACGACCGCCGGCTGGTGGCGCGCCTGGTACTGGAAGCCGGCCAGCGCAGCGTGTTGGCGCTGACCGCCACCGAAAACGAGCCCTTGATCGTGCCGACGCTGGAAGAGGTCGACCAGCGCATCGACCGCAGCGACCAGGCCTGGCGTGAATGGGCCCAGGGTTTCGCCTACCGGGGAGAATTCCTCTCTGAGGTGAAGCGCTCGGCCCTGGCGCTCAAGTTGCTGCTCTACTCCCCTACCGGCGCCATCGTCGCCGCGGCCACCACCTCGCTGCCGGAGCGGATCGGCGGCGACAAGAACTACGAATATCGCTATGCCTGGGTGCGCGATGCGGTCTTCACCATCAAAGCCTTCCTCTACCTGGGAGCGCTGGGCGAGGCCCAGGCGGCACTGGCCTGGATCCAGAACGTCATCCGCCGTCACGGCAATCGCCTGCACACCTGCTTCACCCTGGAAGGCGAACTGGCGCCCGAGGAACGCACCATCCCGGTTCCCGGCTATCGCGACTCCCGACCGGTGCGCGTCGGCAATCGCGCTAGCGCCCAGTGCCAGCTGAGTCTCTATGGCGACCTGCTGGAGACCTTCCGCCTCTATGCGAGCAAGGGCCACGTGCTGGATTTCGCCACCGCCAGCCTGCTCACCGACCTGGCCAATCTCTGCGCCGACAGCTGGCGCCAGCCGGATGCCGGCATGTGGGAGCTACCCGAGGAGCGGCATTACACCCTGTCCAAGCTGGGTTGCTGGTTCGCCCTGGATCGCGCCGTGACCCTGGCCCGTGAGGGCCATATCCCCGATGCCCTGTGCGGTCGCTGGCAACGGGAGCGCGACCGTATCCGCGATTGGGTCAACGAACACTGCTGGAGCGAACGCCAGCAGGCCTACACCTTCTATGCTGGCACCGAGCGCCTGGATGCCGGCCTGCTGCTGGGCATCCGCTTCGGCTTCGACGGTGGGGCACGCTCGGTCAGCACCCTCGCGGCCATCCGCCGCGAGTTGGCCCGGGGCCCGCTGGTCTATCGCTACAGCGGTGCCGAGCGCGAGGAAGGCGCCTTCCTCGCCTGTTCCTACTGGATGGTCGAAGCCCATGCGGTGCTGGGCGAGGTGGAGCAGGCCCGCGCCTTGATGCGCGAGGTACTGGCCGCCAGTCTCAACGGCGTCGGCCTGATGACCGAGATGCGCGATCCGCACGACGGCGCGGCCCTGGGCAATTTCCCCCAGGGCCTTAGCCACCTGGCCCTGGTGCATGCCGCGCTGATCCTGGAAGAACCGGAGCCCTAG
- a CDS encoding DNA-3-methyladenine glycosylase gives MTTLDFSRPVEEVARQLIGATLAVAGVGGVIVETEAYDGEDPASHSFSGQTPRNRAMFGPPGHAYVYRSYGIHWCFNLVCRESGHGAGVLIRALEPLWGLELMRERRGGLADRLLCAGPGRVCQALGIDGSHDGLPLAGPPFQLEPAVEPVNVVQGPRIGITRAREVPWRFGLAGSRYLSRRFPG, from the coding sequence GTGACGACACTGGATTTCAGCCGCCCGGTGGAAGAGGTCGCCCGCCAGCTGATCGGCGCCACCCTGGCGGTTGCAGGGGTGGGCGGCGTGATCGTCGAGACGGAAGCCTACGACGGCGAAGACCCGGCTTCCCACAGCTTTTCCGGCCAGACCCCACGCAACCGGGCCATGTTCGGGCCGCCGGGGCATGCCTATGTCTATCGCTCCTACGGCATCCACTGGTGCTTCAACCTGGTCTGTCGCGAGAGCGGCCATGGCGCCGGGGTCTTGATTCGGGCCTTGGAACCGCTCTGGGGGCTGGAACTCATGCGCGAGCGGCGCGGTGGGCTAGCCGATCGACTGCTCTGCGCCGGTCCGGGCCGGGTCTGCCAGGCGCTGGGCATCGACGGCAGCCACGACGGTCTGCCACTGGCTGGACCGCCCTTCCAACTGGAGCCGGCGGTCGAGCCCGTGAACGTGGTCCAGGGTCCGCGTATCGGTATCACCCGTGCCCGCGAGGTACCCTGGCGCTTCGGTCTGGCCGGCTCGCGCTATCTGAGCCGACGCTTTCCTGGCTGA
- the pstB gene encoding phosphate ABC transporter ATP-binding protein PstB produces the protein MQTQIPELQARDVGFRYKGHQALKSINLDIAAKQITAIIGPSGCGKSTLLRIFNRIYSEYPGLEATGEILMDGENILDPKYSLSRLRSTIGMVFQKPVPFPMSIADNVAYGIRHHERLSRVELQDRVEQALRGAALWDEVKDKLNQSALGLSGGQQQRLCIARTIALRPRVLLLDEPTSALDPISTARIEQLLAELKQEFTVVIVTHNMQQAARCSDVTAFMYLGELIEMDKTDKIFTKPDKKQTEDYITGRFG, from the coding sequence ATGCAGACGCAGATACCGGAACTGCAGGCGCGCGACGTCGGCTTCCGCTACAAGGGCCATCAGGCGCTCAAGTCGATCAACCTGGACATCGCGGCCAAGCAGATCACCGCCATCATCGGCCCGTCCGGATGCGGCAAGTCCACGCTGCTGCGCATCTTCAACCGCATCTACTCCGAGTATCCGGGGCTGGAAGCGACCGGCGAGATCCTCATGGACGGGGAGAACATCCTCGATCCGAAGTACTCGCTGAGCCGCCTGCGCAGCACCATCGGCATGGTGTTCCAGAAGCCGGTGCCTTTCCCCATGTCCATCGCCGACAACGTCGCCTACGGCATTCGCCACCACGAGCGGCTGTCCCGGGTGGAGTTGCAGGATCGCGTCGAGCAGGCCCTGCGCGGCGCGGCGCTGTGGGATGAGGTCAAGGACAAGCTGAACCAGAGCGCCCTGGGGCTCTCCGGTGGTCAGCAGCAGCGCCTGTGCATCGCCCGCACCATCGCCCTGCGGCCGCGGGTGCTGCTGCTGGACGAACCCACCTCGGCACTGGACCCGATCTCTACTGCACGCATCGAGCAACTGCTGGCAGAACTGAAGCAGGAGTTCACCGTGGTGATCGTCACCCACAACATGCAGCAGGCGGCGCGCTGTTCCGACGTCACCGCCTTCATGTACCTGGGTGAGCTGATCGAAATGGACAAGACCGACAAGATCTTCACCAAGCCGGACAAGAAGCAGACCGAGGACTACATCACCGGTCGCTTCGGCTGA
- the pstA gene encoding phosphate ABC transporter permease PstA, which produces MHIDAYLYRKRRIKNGIALVFGSAAAVLGLSFLAWILGTTLLKGMTALSPSIFIEMTPPPGAADGGLANALFGSVLITLLGTAIGAPIGILAGLWLAEYARHSKLGLVVRFVNDILLSAPSIVIGLFIYTVVVMQLSKATGGSVGFSGLAGALALAMLVVPVVTRTTDEMMQLQPAAMREAALALGIPQWKVTLQILLRASRAGVVTGVLLAIARITGETAPLLFTAFGNQYWNADLLQPMATVPVTIFQFAMSPFENWQQLAWAGALLLTLFVLFLNLSSRFFFRNRDSK; this is translated from the coding sequence ATGCACATCGACGCCTATCTCTACCGCAAGCGCCGGATCAAGAACGGTATCGCGCTGGTCTTTGGCAGCGCCGCTGCCGTGCTGGGCCTGAGCTTTCTGGCCTGGATCCTCGGTACCACCCTGCTCAAGGGCATGACCGCCCTGAGCCCGAGTATCTTCATTGAGATGACCCCGCCGCCCGGTGCCGCCGACGGCGGTCTGGCCAACGCTCTGTTCGGCAGCGTGCTGATCACTCTGTTGGGCACGGCCATCGGTGCACCCATCGGTATCCTGGCCGGCCTCTGGCTGGCGGAGTATGCCCGCCATTCCAAGCTCGGCCTGGTGGTACGCTTCGTCAATGACATCCTCTTGTCGGCGCCCTCCATCGTCATCGGCCTGTTCATCTACACCGTGGTGGTGATGCAACTGAGCAAGGCCACCGGCGGCAGCGTAGGCTTCTCCGGTCTGGCCGGCGCCCTGGCCTTGGCCATGCTGGTGGTGCCGGTGGTGACCCGTACCACCGACGAAATGATGCAGCTGCAGCCCGCGGCCATGCGTGAAGCGGCCCTGGCGCTGGGCATCCCGCAATGGAAGGTCACCCTGCAGATCCTGCTGCGCGCTTCCCGCGCCGGCGTGGTCACCGGGGTGTTGCTGGCCATCGCGCGGATCACTGGCGAGACCGCCCCGCTGCTGTTCACCGCCTTCGGTAACCAGTACTGGAACGCCGACCTGCTGCAGCCCATGGCCACCGTTCCCGTGACCATCTTCCAATTCGCCATGAGTCCGTTCGAGAACTGGCAGCAACTGGCTTGGGCCGGCGCCCTGCTGCTGACGTTGTTCGTGCTGTTCCTGAACCTTTCCTCTCGTTTCTTCTTTCGCAACCGGGATTCCAAGTGA
- the pstC gene encoding phosphate ABC transporter permease subunit PstC, with product MTDQTLPLSAAQEERIRRDTRADTWFRRLLFSAALLVLLVLVGAALSTLWGGRQAFMTFGLSFLTSAEWDVGAEKFGALVPIYGTLMTSLIALVLAVPTSFGIALFLSEIAPTWLRGPVATAVELLAGIPSIIYGMWGLFVFGPFMAAHISPFINDYLGAIPFIGVLFQGPPLGIGMLTAGIILAIMILPFITSVMYEVFRSVPPQLKESAYALGSTTWEVCWDIVLPYTRSAVVGGAFLGLGRALGETMAVTFVLGNAHQFSLSLMMPSSSIASVIANEFNEAYTDLHRSALLALGFLLFVVTFFVLLAARLMLTQLSRKAGN from the coding sequence ATGACCGATCAAACCCTTCCCCTTTCGGCCGCTCAGGAAGAGCGTATCCGCCGGGATACTCGCGCGGACACCTGGTTCCGGCGCCTGCTGTTCTCCGCCGCCCTGCTGGTTCTGCTGGTGCTGGTCGGGGCAGCCCTGTCCACCCTCTGGGGCGGTCGCCAGGCCTTCATGACCTTCGGCCTGAGTTTCCTGACCTCCGCCGAGTGGGATGTCGGAGCCGAGAAGTTCGGCGCCCTGGTGCCCATCTACGGCACCCTGATGACTTCGCTGATCGCCCTGGTGCTGGCCGTGCCCACCAGCTTCGGCATCGCCCTGTTCCTGTCCGAGATCGCGCCGACCTGGTTGCGCGGCCCGGTGGCCACCGCAGTCGAACTGCTGGCCGGCATTCCCTCGATCATCTACGGCATGTGGGGCCTGTTTGTCTTCGGTCCTTTCATGGCCGCGCACATTTCGCCCTTCATCAACGACTACCTGGGCGCCATCCCGTTCATCGGCGTGCTGTTCCAGGGGCCGCCGCTGGGGATCGGCATGCTCACCGCCGGTATCATCCTGGCGATCATGATCCTGCCCTTCATCACCTCGGTGATGTACGAGGTATTCCGCAGCGTACCGCCCCAGCTCAAGGAGTCGGCCTACGCCCTGGGCTCCACTACCTGGGAAGTCTGCTGGGACATCGTGCTGCCCTACACCCGCTCGGCGGTGGTCGGCGGTGCCTTCCTCGGCTTGGGTCGCGCCCTGGGCGAGACCATGGCGGTGACCTTCGTGCTGGGCAACGCTCACCAGTTCTCCCTCTCGCTGATGATGCCGAGCAGCTCCATCGCCTCGGTGATCGCCAACGAATTCAACGAGGCCTACACCGACCTGCACCGTTCCGCGCTGCTGGCCCTGGGCTTCCTGCTCTTCGTGGTGACCTTCTTCGTGCTGCTCGCGGCGCGTCTGATGCTGACGCAGCTGTCGCGCAAGGCAGGTAACTGA
- the pstS gene encoding phosphate ABC transporter substrate-binding protein PstS → MEQPMKRTFSLSLLLSAFCLSTAAHAVDITGAGSSFVYPVMSKWSQTFSEKTGNRINYQSIGSGGGIAQIKAATVDFGATDAPLSTEDLQKGGLGQFPTIIGGIVPVVNVEGVEPGKLKLDGPVLAKIFMGEVKTWNDPAITALNPGLKLPDSAITVVRRSDGSGTSYNFTNYLSKVSPEWKEKYNFGTTVNWPVGVGGKGNEGIAAYVKQIKGAIGYVEYAYALTNKMTHVELKNAAGKFVEPDSKSFQAAAATADWKNAKDFNLLMTNAPGADAWPITATTWIVMYKDPKNEERSKVAFEFFKWALDHGQKEAEALDYVPVPEALVKQIEGYWASDFKK, encoded by the coding sequence ATGGAGCAACCAATGAAACGCACGTTCAGCCTCTCCCTGTTGTTGTCGGCCTTCTGCCTGAGCACCGCCGCCCACGCCGTGGATATCACGGGCGCAGGTTCGAGCTTCGTGTATCCGGTCATGTCGAAGTGGTCGCAGACCTTCAGCGAGAAGACCGGCAACCGCATCAACTACCAGTCCATCGGTTCCGGCGGCGGCATCGCCCAGATCAAGGCGGCCACCGTGGACTTCGGCGCCACCGACGCTCCTCTCAGCACCGAAGACCTGCAGAAGGGTGGCCTCGGCCAGTTCCCGACCATCATCGGCGGCATCGTGCCGGTGGTGAACGTCGAAGGCGTCGAGCCCGGCAAGCTGAAGCTGGATGGTCCGGTCCTGGCCAAGATCTTCATGGGTGAGGTGAAGACCTGGAACGATCCGGCCATCACCGCGCTGAACCCGGGTCTGAAGCTGCCTGACAGCGCCATCACCGTGGTCCGTCGTTCCGACGGCTCCGGCACCTCCTACAACTTCACCAACTACCTGTCCAAGGTCAGCCCCGAGTGGAAGGAGAAGTACAACTTCGGCACCACCGTCAACTGGCCGGTCGGTGTGGGTGGCAAGGGTAACGAAGGTATCGCTGCCTACGTGAAGCAGATCAAAGGCGCCATCGGCTACGTCGAATACGCCTACGCGCTGACCAACAAGATGACTCACGTGGAGCTGAAGAACGCTGCCGGCAAGTTCGTCGAGCCCGACTCGAAGAGCTTCCAGGCGGCTGCCGCCACTGCTGATTGGAAGAACGCCAAGGACTTCAACCTGCTGATGACCAACGCCCCGGGCGCCGATGCCTGGCCGATCACCGCTACCACCTGGATCGTGATGTACAAGGATCCGAAGAACGAAGAGCGCAGCAAGGTCGCCTTCGAATTCTTCAAGTGGGCGTTGGACCACGGCCAGAAAGAAGCCGAGGCCCTGGACTACGTGCCGGTCCCCGAAGCCCTGGTCAAGCAGATCGAAGGCTACTGGGCCAGCGATTTCAAGAAGTGA
- the mntP gene encoding manganese efflux pump MntP, with translation MNPASLMFLAFAMSTDAFAAAVGKGASLHKPCLREALRTGAIFGVIEAITPVIGWAVGLTAAQYVQPWDHWIAFTLLTVLGLRMIWAGFGAPDAEEEKPRQHSFLLLALTAVATSIDALAVGVGLAFIDVNIVTAALAIGLATMVMVTTGVMLGRVMGNLVGKRAEMLGGVVLIVVGAVILHEHLAAAAS, from the coding sequence ATGAACCCCGCTTCCCTGATGTTCCTGGCCTTCGCCATGTCCACCGATGCCTTCGCCGCCGCCGTCGGCAAGGGCGCCAGCCTGCACAAGCCCTGCCTGCGCGAAGCCCTGCGTACCGGCGCCATCTTCGGTGTCATCGAAGCCATCACCCCGGTGATCGGCTGGGCCGTGGGCCTCACCGCGGCCCAGTACGTGCAGCCCTGGGATCACTGGATCGCCTTCACCCTACTTACCGTGTTGGGTCTGCGCATGATCTGGGCCGGCTTCGGCGCGCCCGATGCCGAAGAGGAAAAACCGCGCCAGCACTCCTTCCTGCTGCTGGCCCTCACCGCCGTGGCCACCAGCATCGACGCCCTCGCCGTGGGCGTGGGCCTGGCCTTCATCGACGTCAACATCGTCACCGCCGCCCTGGCCATCGGCCTCGCCACCATGGTCATGGTGACCACCGGCGTGATGCTGGGCCGAGTGATGGGCAACCTGGTCGGCAAGCGGGCGGAAATGCTCGGCGGCGTGGTGCTGATCGTGGTCGGCGCCGTCATCCTGCACGAACACCTGGCGGCCGCTGCCTCCTAA
- a CDS encoding cytochrome b — translation MPTGLSVSRYVRSARLLHWLMALLVILAYVLITNRGQFERGSLARQWVVLSHFWVGLLVLLLVLPRFWVRSRHPVPPITPPLEAGLARIGRLTHYALYGFLLAQPLLGLFTVWLTIGAVKIPSSTWALPSPFAVDPELAKSLKGVHAWLGQAFYWVIGLHVLAALWHHLIRKDDTLRRML, via the coding sequence ATGCCCACCGGTCTTTCTGTTTCCCGTTATGTGCGCAGCGCGCGGCTGCTGCATTGGCTCATGGCCCTGCTGGTGATCCTGGCCTATGTGCTGATCACCAACCGGGGACAGTTCGAACGCGGCTCGTTGGCGCGCCAGTGGGTGGTGCTCAGTCATTTCTGGGTGGGCTTGCTGGTGCTGCTGCTGGTGCTGCCACGCTTCTGGGTGCGCAGCCGTCATCCGGTGCCGCCGATCACGCCACCGCTGGAGGCGGGCCTGGCGCGGATTGGCCGGCTGACCCACTACGCCCTCTATGGCTTTCTGCTGGCCCAGCCGTTGCTCGGGCTGTTCACCGTCTGGCTGACCATTGGCGCGGTGAAGATTCCGTCCAGCACCTGGGCGCTACCGTCGCCCTTTGCCGTGGACCCGGAATTGGCGAAGTCGCTCAAGGGGGTACACGCCTGGCTGGGCCAGGCCTTCTATTGGGTGATCGGCCTGCATGTGCTGGCCGCGCTGTGGCATCACCTGATCCGCAAGGACGATACCTTGAGGCGAATGCTCTAG